TATGATCACGATGCAGTCAAGAAGTCGCGCCGGTAGAACAACGCTTCTTTCTCAGATTTGAAGTCTCGTGTTTCAACACTAAATTTGCAAACATCGCTAGTAAGCTAAACTACATTCCTTATTACggggtttttttaaaaactaatattaGTAAGTGAGAAACGAGGAAAGACAAAAATGAGCGTTCGCCATGGTGCTATGGTTGATCAAATTTTTTCATTAACTGCTGAAATCATCCGAATCGAATTACATCATActgtttttcatattttataaaaatctcgATTAAAAATAGTAATCATAAACCGCACTGTATACGCGGTTCGGTTATTTTTTTGCCAAGAACCGCACCAAATTGCATAATATCTCAActttcttcaaaattattattcttacaaataaaacttatcatcttcttaattatttttcatattaatCTTTTATCAgattatttatttcttttcttataatattttgtttgaaatttgaaagtaaaaaaagaataaaatagtgtaaatgtcatttttgttgtGAGATTGTTgtgttgttaaattattaacttagttttgaatcttaattattgttttatatatgtttatctTTATATACTTTGAactaaattttatatttgaaaacaCTATATTAttgttgttttcaaataaattagaatatatgttctaatatttttcattaaaaaaatcgtAAACCGATCGCAACCGATTGAAACCGCTAAAAACCATAAAACTAATTCTTCATATAAAACCGcgattattttttcaaaatactaACCGATCGCATATGGCAATTcggtttgaatttaaaaaaaaaaaaccgcaAAACCGCACTATGGTCAACCCTAGTTGCCGCATTTGCAAAAATGTATGTTTTGAGATATAACTTTTggcactgtaattttgatagaAAAATTTTTTGGTCAATTTGTACATAATGGAGGGCAAAAATAGATATACATATTTTGGTGTCCTTCCTTGACGGTTTTTATTATGTCCTCaacttttataaaatataataaatacggGGTTCAATATTTAGAAATGATGTGGCTAACAAATTAGATGCATAAATTATGGAAaacttatattttttatttaaattacaaAAGTATTTTGAACCTTTAAATTCAACTTTATctctattattttttattcccTATTATCATTGAAAAGAGAGAACGTCATCATGTGTGTCAATTTAATTGTATGCGTAGATGACGTGAAAATCTTGAAAGTAAATGTTTTAGAATTAGTTGCTTAAAAACGAAATATTAAGTTTGTAACTTTGGTCCTGAATTTAGACGGATGGGTAGTCCAATTGAGATTAAGATCGAGAAGTCctaaagtgtgaaattttctcTATTCTGTTATCTAAAAAGATTGAGGATATCAACCATATAATTAAAGTAGAGGGAATGAAATGAAGGATGACATCGATAGTCTTATGCGTTACAAAGATGTCTGCgagattgaaaaaaaaattataaaactattgttcaaaCAATTATGTTTTATGGCTCGGAACGTTGAGTTATTACAAGATTGCAAATACATATGACAATAGTAGCATAGATTTTCCAGTCAAATCCTTCCCATTTGAATGGATCACTTGGGCCTACTTTTGCCGTCTCATCAACCGTGGCTTGCATGCTGGGATGTCTGCAAAAGGGGTAGCGGCACACCGCCGCTCGAAGGGCAAGAAGCAAAGCCATGGACTTGGACCCAAAGAATGGGAATCTAGGCAAGAACCTAACTTCCATACTAGAGATGTGGACATAGAATTCGGATTTGACAATAAAATCCCTTCCGTGAAGATGACAGAAAACGGAGGAAAGCAAGCTCATCATGTTATTAATGGACACAAGCCAGAAATAAGATGGATTTAAACATTTTTAATAGTAATTATAACGAATTTGAGATACATCTATCTTGGATGTTATTTGAAATCCATGTTTCAAATGCACTAATCCAAATGAAATCTGTATATATTTACAACCCTAatattgattaaatattttaaccTTTAACTCGGATACTGTTTTTCGACCCAAATGTGGAGGCACAAAACGTAAGCTGAATCTCACCGGTAGAAAAGAAAAGGCCTGACAAGTGATGCAAGTTTTGCATGGACCCAAATTTGGAAGCCCAAATATCAAGCCAACTTCGCATATAACGAAAccttaatttttatattattttaccgATAACGaatagttttaaatttttgttgtccagcgatattttttttattacaatctCATTTTGTCCCATTCTAATATACCAAACAAATCCGATTGAGCTTGGATTAGCGGACCACGCCTAAATCGTTGAAAATTCTACCCCGGgcatttctaattttttttatatttgataaTAATTACCGGTCAGGACTTcgtattatatattaattaaagaatttttcAGGTCTCCTTTCAAATTTAGGATATTAATGTAAGTTATCACCTTTTGTctttttatgtttaataataataaactatTTAACGAAATTGATATCACGCAATCGAGCtataaaaaatacataatacatataatatacatgtagCATCtaattcatatttttatatcatGTTATCTTATATAGATTGATCGTTACtatacttattttttaaaagtggTAGTGTGTTGTTGAATGTTTTTGTTAGGATCATGGATTTAGGTCTAACTTGATCCCAAAATTTAGTTCAACGAGAATTATCCAAATCCATATATGAAACTTTCAATAACTCAACTTCTCACGGCCATGAATGAACATCTAAAACTTGAGTTTACAAGACATGAACGAACGTATCATGTTAAGATTCACAGACAAAATGTTTGAATCATGCACACATCTTTCTAGCTGGTTGAAACAATTTAATGTGATTGATTTACATAGATTTTAGTATATAATAGTTGATTTGGAACAAGGAGAAAATATCAATTGTGGATTCGCACCAAATATTTTACCAGAAAGTATTGACTACGAACAATACGTGGCCCTCTAAACATTAGGATTTGCGAAGCaacgtttaaaatattttgattttatatgattgtcTGTAACACGTGTTGCCCACCAAAGAGTAGATTTACATGCATGGGTCGGGagttattttatatgttgaataaGAACGAACATGATTGATTGTGTTTTGGCAACATTATTACGTTTCAGGACAACACACACGCCTTCAATTTTAGGCAGcacttttaaattaaaatcatggTAGTGGCTACATGCCAAATacaatttataataattttcaaaTGAATTTTCCACGGCAAAAAAGCTATTATGCTCCCATTTAAGATTAAAAAAACATGAATCCAAGTGGGACCATTTTACCCCCAACTAGTGTAGTATAGTTGGTAGGTTTGCAACCCAATTTTTGTTTGTTGTTATTTTTAAGTATAGATGTGATATTGGTCTAGCAtgtgaaaatataatataactGTTCGTATTATCGACGAGACTACGaagatataatataatttttttgttgtttttattattattaatataagaTAATGATCAAAAGTTTTTTAttacaataaatttatatttataaccAATAAATTACATGGAGATTCTCGCTCATGGCCAACAACACACTACATAGTACATACATTATTTTTTCCGAAACTCGAAAGGTCAAAGTTTCTACACAACAAATAATCTTATTTTTTTCATTGTTCATCTTTCTTGGCCGCAGTAATTTCCACGCACTTTCTCATctcattttttcttcttccccGAATAAAGTTGAAGTAGTAGTAAAAAACTTTCACACGTATTTGCTATTGAATTGaattaaattttcttaaatatgttTAATGTTTGACTCATAACAACTAATTCACATATTCTCAATTAAGGTAAACTAAATTTATTATCCGAGGCATCAACCAGCCAAACACGCCTATAATATCATCATCGTTACTATAAATAATGTGATACAAAGATCATTCAATCCATAACTCTCCAACTCACCTTGTGCTGAAAACTAAGCTTCATCatcccccaaaaaaaaaatatggggCCAAAGATAAATTCAGAAAGGGAGGGAAGCTTTGATCAAATTTCAGATTTGGAAACCAAATTAACCCAAGATTTCTACAAGCAGCTGAGTTTCACCAATAGTAGTTCACAAGAATTTCACCAAGAGGAAGTAGAAAAAGTAACTACAGAAAATGAAGAGTTTTCTTTCACATGTGGAGGAGCTGATGCGTTACCAATAGCGGCGGAGGATGCGTTTATCAACGGCCAGATCAAGCCGATCTTCCCATTATTCGACCGGGATTTCGATGAATCGGACGCCTTGCACCAAAACTTGCCTATGAAGCCTCCCGTGAAGAAGTTTTTCGTGGAAACGAAGGATATCATCGAGTTGACATCAGCAAACGCCGGCGACGACACCACAGTCGGTAGGCCAGACAGGAAGGCCGTGGAGGTTTCGCCGGAGGTCTGCAAGAAGAGCAACTCAACagggttttcgaaaatatggcgGTTCAGAGATTTTTTGCGCAGGAGTAATAGCGATGGAAGGGACGCTTTTGTGTTCTTGAACGAGAATTCCCAGGCGCCGAGTGAGAAGCTCGAGAAAAAGGTGTCAGCAAATAAGGTGAAGAAGGGCAAAACGGCATCATTGTCAGCTCATGAAGTGTATTTGAGGAATAAGGCTAAAGATGGAGAGAAGCGGCGTTCGTATCTACCTTATCGACCGGAGTTGATGGGTTTCTTCACTAATGTCAATAGTGGGTTGAGTAAAAACGTGCATCCTTATTAACAAGATtcgttttcttttgttttatctCACATTCTTTGCTTTGTATATTTTGCATGAGAAACGAATCgtgttaattatatttattatgacGTTTCAATTTCAGTtgatatgatgaaaatatgtcAATGTTGATCATGTCGGAGTTGTGTTTTCAGTAGACCTATTTTGTCAGTGATAAATGTAAACACAAGTTTATTTTTAGAATATaagataaatcttttttttcttaaaaaaaagatattattttttcatgagtaactcaaaatataatatttatctcataaaatttttttacaagTTAATTTGTAAAATCGTCTTgtgagaattttatttttgtcttCCCAAATCCAAtggtatttgaaattattatgagTGAGCCAAATGAAACCTTATCCCTTGAGgtcattgtttttttttactGATGTGTATATATTTGTATTATGTTATACACACATTCCTCAATTAATATTTTGtactatattttaattttaaagtttagcatATGAACTGACACAAGTGAAAGGAAACTTCCAAGCGGGCGATTCGAGCAATGCTAATTAGTTTCTTCAATAAAAGCGTGCGTCGTTATTATAACTCTCCATTAAAATGGTTGGCACACACCAACTCTATTTGAATGCTTTTCCTCAAATAACCGAAGACTGGAGACCACACGAGTTGACCAAACCACCACCATAATGGTCACAATTTTAAACTTACATATATCTAGCAGGGTTAATGGGATTATACTCTGTGATATCATCCTATATTACCTTCACTTTGGATTTAATGATAGTTACTTATATTTGATTTGCATGATAAAGACCTATGATAAAAAACAATATAATACATAAAACTAAGAATGATGAATCGATATACATGGATAAAGAAAAGATGCACGTAGGACTCTAATCATTTATAAAACTTGAATCAAATGTCAGATGAAACCAAAACATATAGTAATTTGTACCAAACCGTGTTTCAGGATAAGTTCTAAAGGCAGTTAATTCAACTGTTCTAGTTTCAAAATTCACGGTTCGATTTCTCACGAACGTTTTTAACTTTTTTGATtgaagttttatttatttataatttaatgacCGATAACAAATAGATGGTGTATATTTTTTCAAGATAGTGAAGCTAAATAAACTTttgcattaaaacaatttattgcaaattttacagtttattttttaaatttttttaaaaaaactaagacttcaaattaatttatttaaataaagtaAGTAGtttcaatttttatcagtcataTTACATGCCAATCGTATGTACGTGTTGCAATTAGCCATGGATGGATATATTTGATTAGTGCGTATTTGTTTGCTTTCTACGTATCAATATTATGTGTATACATGCCTTTTTTGTcgtaaataaattaaacatcaATTAATTTGTTGATATTTCTcgacaaaaaaataatttaacacatTGACATGAGAAAAAAAAgttaacatgaatcaaatgacaAAACATTGATCAAAGATTTATGTCAATCACATAAATTAACTATTTTAATGAGAGAATTATTTCATTTGACATTATAGATTAGTAAAATATAAATTGCATTGTTCTTTATTTCATTCATTATAACGATAAAATCGGAACGATTCTGAAACTTATAACATGCCTAAGTTGTTATTTTTCTAAGTTGTTTAGATTCTTTTCCTCATTTTTATGTGAGAATCTAATGATTTttacgataaaatgaaaataaatttcgtATTTGCAAATGGATCGATCCATTAGAAGTTAGTAGACACGGTTCACAAATGGATTTCCCAAGTAGCCCACGACTACTACGGCATCGTATGAGGTCTGAAAGAAAACGACACCGTTGACCTCCGCGAATTATCTTCTTCTTCGCTTCCTTCTTCCTTCCTCGGTTCCTCTTCAACTGAAATAACCATAACCATACTCTCAGAATCATACATTCTGTGACTGATGCCAATTCTTGCAAATCTATTCAAACCAATACCCACTACCGCACCCCCCTCCACCGCTACCCCTTACTCCACCCCCAAGCCACCCATCCCCACCCCCAAATACCCACCTCCTGTTAAACACCAAAAGAACCACCGCCTACCGCCCTCGAATCCTCCATCTCATACCTCCCTCAGCCCTGCCTTCAAAACCCACCATAGAAACTCCAAGTACTACAAACCCATCAAACCAGGCCAGATTATACCCCTGCCCGATGGTGAAGACCGTGCAATCATAGTCGGTAACTCTGGTATTACGTATCAGCTTCCCGGTGCCCCATTTGAATTTATGTACAGTTATTCCGAAACTCCCAAGGCGCAGCCTTTGGCTATGCGGGAGCCTGCATTCTTACCCTTTGAACCGCCTACCATGCCACGGCCGTGGACAGGGAAAGCGCCgatgaagaaaaataaaagaaatattaaGCTTTTCGAGCCTTTGGGTGGtggtgtaaatgatgagaaagGAAATGTTGGTGGAAAAAGGTATGAAATGCTTAGGGCTTATGAGCTGGGTGAGTTTAGTGTGAGACCGCGGGAAGAGGTTTTAGGGGAGCCATTGGCGAGGTGGGAGATTAAGGACATGTTGAAACCTTACATATCAAGTAATAAGCAGGTGAATTTAGGTGAGTTTTTTTCTCATCGTTTTTTCTTTAATCGTTAACATTCTTGATTTAGCTTGTTTGATGAAGTGATTTTTGGGGTGCAGTGGGGATAAggcttttctttatttttttaattgaaaaaaatgCGATCTTTATGTTATGATATTTGGTAACGTTTCTGGCTTTGAAGTTCTACAAAAGCTCGAAGTACGATGGCGCTCATTTTCTTAAAACTGTTaagattaaattattttacgacAAGATGTGACAACTCTTGTTAATTATGACTTTGGATTGTGTAGGTAGGGATGGGTTAACTCACAATATGTTGGAGTTGATCCACACGCATTGGAGGAGACAACCTGTTTGTAAAGTTCGGTGTTTGGGTGTTCCAACTGTTGACATGGACAATATATGCCAGTGCCTTGAGGTTTTAGTGCAGCATTACATTGAACATTTCttttaagtaatattttttctgtGTTTGATTGCATGCCTGACATTGAATTGGCCCTTGTTATCttttttaatcaata
The Primulina tabacum isolate GXHZ01 chromosome 9, ASM2559414v2, whole genome shotgun sequence DNA segment above includes these coding regions:
- the LOC142504526 gene encoding uncharacterized protein LOC142504526; this translates as MGPKINSEREGSFDQISDLETKLTQDFYKQLSFTNSSSQEFHQEEVEKVTTENEEFSFTCGGADALPIAAEDAFINGQIKPIFPLFDRDFDESDALHQNLPMKPPVKKFFVETKDIIELTSANAGDDTTVGRPDRKAVEVSPEVCKKSNSTGFSKIWRFRDFLRRSNSDGRDAFVFLNENSQAPSEKLEKKVSANKVKKGKTASLSAHEVYLRNKAKDGEKRRSYLPYRPELMGFFTNVNSGLSKNVHPY